TAGCTGTTACATTAAAATGTGCTCCGAGTACTTTGGCTAAAGCATCTGGCAGGCTTAAAACCTTCTCTTTGCCAAAACCTGTACTAGATCTTCCACCGATACCACCAAGTTGATACAACACGCTGCGAACGCGTTCTTCCCCGCTAACTGGTGCATTTATTCTGAACACGAGTGAAATAAGTCTTCCCATTGCTTCTGCCATTGCGGAAATGTCTGTCCCTCCTTTGCCAATATTTATAAAGACTTCTGATGGTTCCCCTCCTGGATCTGTATTGACAGTAATAAAACTTTTACCAACGGGGGTCTGCATTTTATATGTTGCCCCTTGCAATACAAGTGGTCTCCTGGTAATGGTTGGCATATCTTTTGGTAGCTCTCCATTTGTTTGCTGGCCTGCCACGTTTTCGCCAGATGGCGACTTTACGTGGTCAGTTTCTCGCTCTAACACACCTGGGCGTGACCCTTCTCTCATAAAGGTTACACCTTTACAACCAAGGTCATAAGCCATAGTATAGAGTTCTTTGACGTCTTCAACCGTAAAGTCTGCTGGGGCATTGACTGTTTTGGATATGGAGGCGTCAACATATTTCTGAATTGCAGCTTGAACTCGTACATGATTCTGTGGGGTTAAATCTGCCGCAGAGACAAAGTAATCTGGTCGCTCATCATCAGGATGATCTTTTCTCCAGGCGTCATACAGTGGGTGAAAAATCTTGTGTTCTCCTAGTCTGTCACGACGAGTGAAGGAGAACTCAAATACTGGTTCAATTCCAGAAGATACCCCGGCCATTAGCGAAGTAGATCCGGTTGGTGCTTGCATAAGGATAACTGAGTTTCGTACTCCGTGCTTGCTAATCTTTTTTCGAATTCGCTCAGGAAGTTGCTTAATAAAATATGCATTGAGATATTTGTTGCGTTGAAATTTAGGGAAAGCACCTTTTTCTTTTGCTAGCTCGGCTGACTGATCGTATGCAGCGTCACGAATCAGTTTATAAATTTTATCAATTACCTCTAATCCTTTTTCTGATCCATAGCGTATCTTCATTTTTATTAATGCATCTGCCAAGCCCATGGTGCCTATTCCAATTCGGCGTTCACCTTCAAGTTGAGTCTTTCTGATACCTTCAAATATGTAGACATCCCCATCAATAACATTGTCTTGAAAACGCACCGCTACTTTTACGTGGTCTGCTAAAAGATCGTAATCAAAATTACCACTATCGTTTACAAAAGTAGCTAGGTTTAGCGACCCTAAATTACAAACCCCCCAAGGTGGTAATCCTTCCTCACCACAGTTTGAGATGATCATGCCATTGGCAGAAAATCTATGAATCTTATCTACGGTGATATCAAAGACGTCTTCTTGGCCATCTGAGACAAGCTCAGTAAACGTAGCGATGAAAGTTTCTGTATATGGACCTCGTTTGCCGTAACTTTCTAGAAGCGTCTCTAGCTTATCTTGTTTGTATTTGTGTAAGAAATTTATCTCTTTAGCAAAGCGAGTTAGATTGTCTTTGCTGATAACTAGATCGTGATATGCTTGACATTGATTAGGTAAACTATGAAACAATTGTTTGTATCCACCATGATCGTCTGGGAGAGCTCTTTCCCCAGCTTTTCGCCGGTTAGCATAGATTTTGCTTGCAATACCAAAATTAAGTAGCAAAAGTTGTGTGTCTTGCAATAATTCGTAACTTATAGATGTTAGCCTAACGCTTATTCCTTTTTTAGATGTGCCTGCCACATGTCCATCGGCAGAAAAGAGAGCTTGAATAAAGCCTTTTTGCATGGCTTTAGACCCGCTCAATACAGCTACTGGGACCTTGTATTTGTTCTCCGGAGTTAGTCCATACCGACCAGCTAGTCTCCATAGCCTGGTTGACTCGACAACTGCTTTGTCTTCACTGTCTATGTATTGCGGAGCAATGGGATATGAACGAGCAACCACTTGTTCACCATCAACCATTTTGTGAACATAAATAGCAAACTGTGGGGCTAATTCTTGTTTTTCGCTACCGTAAAAATATAAGGTAGCGTTACCATTTTTCTTGAGTGAACCGTCCCCCACTAACCAGCCCAAAACTCGTCCTTGTTCTAGTGATCCTTGTGTGCCAAATGCTCCGTAGCTTGAAAGTTTAATCTTATCTCCTTGCTGTAGCTTGCCTGCTTCTACCTTGCCCGTGGTAGTAAACACCTTATGATCTTTTGTTAGCCGTAGTTCGTATCCTTCTTTAGTTTTTAGTCGATAAACAGATTTTGTGCCGGTCTTAAAGAAACTAGTTGCACGATAGCTTTCACCATCAACTACTGCTTTGACTGGTTCTCCAGATAGATAAAGCTCGCCAACGGTTTTAATTCCGTCTGAAGTTGTAACTTTGGTATCTGCTGTGACACAAGGATTAACACAGTTAATGCGGTTGAAGTAATAATTATTGTGCCACTTGTTATATCTTTCCATAAATACTACTCCGGGCTCAGCAGAGTTCCAAGCGGCTTCACAGATTTGATCCCATAAATCACGAGCGCGAACTGTACTATGGACATTGACTTTTCCTCCTATATCTAACCAATCCTGCATATATCCATCCCATTCTTTGTCATATTTGGGGTCGTCGATGTCTGGATAAATAAAATTCCAGTCATCGTCATTTTTCACAGCTTCCATAAACTTGTCAGAGACACAAACTGAAAGATTTGCTCCCCGAATACGCGTTAGATCTCTCTTTACATTGATAAATTCCTGTACGTCAGGGTGCCAATCCCAAAGCATAATCATCAAAGCGCCTCTTCTGGTTCCACCTTGTTGAATAATGTCATGAGTAGCAACTGAATAAAGCTCAGCCCAGTTTACTGGTCCTGAAGAGTAGCCATTGACCTTGCTCACACGTGCACCACGAGGCCTGAGACTAGAAAGATTTACCCCTACCCCGCCACCGTGCGCCATAATCTCAACCATGTGTCCTAGGTTTTCTAAGATACCGTTTCGGGAATCTGGTGGATTGGGAATAACGTAACAATTGTAGTAAGTCACATCGTAGCCGGTTCCTGCGCCTGCTAAAACTCTGCCACCTGGCACATACCTAAAGTCCTGCATTACTCGATTGAACTCGTCCTCCCAATGCTTACGATTGCTAGGTTTTTCCTCTTTAGCTATGCCGCGAGCTACGCGAGCCCACATCTGTTTAGGATCTTTTTCGATAGGATCTCCTGCCTTATTTTTTAGGGCGTACCTATCTTTGAATACTTTTTCGCTTACTCCTTCTAGTTTCATAATATTTTTTTTAATTCTTTTTGAAATTCTTCAACTTCTACAAATCTTTTAAAAACCGAAGCAAATCTAATATATGCTACTTTATCTATTACTTTTAAGTGGTCAGCTATTAAGTTGCCAATTTCTCCGCTCTCAATTTCAACTGCGTCACCGTTACGTAATTGCTGCTCAACTTTATTAATTATTTCGTCAATCTGATCGTGCGACACTTTAGTTCTTTCAGACGCTTTTAATACTCCATTTTTAACCTTATTTCGATCAAACTGTTCTCGCTTCCCGTCTTTTTTCTTAACAATTAATGGCTCTGTTTCGATCCTTTCATATGTTGTATATCTTTTTTCACACTCTAGACATTCTCTTCTGCGCCTAGTTATAGCTAATTCTTGCGAATCGCGCGTTTCCATCACCTTGCTTTGATCAAAAGAGCAAAATGGACAAATCATTTTTTTTCTATAAAAGCACTATGGGTAGTGCCAGCCATAAGCGTAAGACATTATTTAGACAGTGTCAATGAAACAAACTATATCAGAAAAGCTCAATAATCACTTTTGAACCTAAGGCTATGTCAGTAATATAACTATAGGCTTAAATGAACATTCTAATATGTGGCAGTAAAATATGGTCAGTTGTCTTGAATAACTAATTTAGTCTATATACCCTATATAGGGCCTAGGTATAGACTATTGTCGGCTTTCTATTTCTAGTATTCTTTGGTTTACTTCTTCTGCTCTTTGAACACTCTCTTCATACCCCTTTTGTAAATTCTCTGGGGCATTATTTTTCATAATAATTAACACTTCCTGGTGTTTGTTCGCAGATTTTTTGTATGTATCAATAGTGTTATTGGAAACAGAATCTTTATCTTCCTTTTGTAAATCATTAATAATATCGATCCCATTATTAAAGAACCCCTGAGCTTCTGCTACGGTTTTAGCTGCAAGCTCATATTTCCCTTTTTCAATCAAAAATACGCCCATGTTTAGCCGCTTATCAGCCATTAGTAGATTAAACTCTATTTTCCTCTGAGGGTCCTGAATAAAAAGATTTAACAACTTGTCTCTAAAAAGTTTGAGTGGATATAGTGCATGGTCAGGAAGGATGCCTGGATATGGTAAATTATAAACCGTTTTGTCCTGTATTTCCTCCATGACCATTATACCTGGATTGTCTATTGGTTGGGCCTGCATTGAGGCTTGTAAAACATCTAACCTGTCCGCCTCCGTCGTTGCCAACATGGAATTAGGAAGCTCCTCTGCAGTAGTCGTGCTAACGCTGTTATTAAAAAACAGGGGGCTAAATAATGCCAGAATGAGAATAAAACCAATTACTGACTGCTTCATTAAGTTCGTTTTTACCTCAATTGAGTTGGTTTGT
The window above is part of the Candidatus Roizmanbacteria bacterium CG_4_9_14_0_2_um_filter_38_17 genome. Proteins encoded here:
- a CDS encoding ribonucleoside reductase, encoding MKLEGVSEKVFKDRYALKNKAGDPIEKDPKQMWARVARGIAKEEKPSNRKHWEDEFNRVMQDFRYVPGGRVLAGAGTGYDVTYYNCYVIPNPPDSRNGILENLGHMVEIMAHGGGVGVNLSSLRPRGARVSKVNGYSSGPVNWAELYSVATHDIIQQGGTRRGALMIMLWDWHPDVQEFINVKRDLTRIRGANLSVCVSDKFMEAVKNDDDWNFIYPDIDDPKYDKEWDGYMQDWLDIGGKVNVHSTVRARDLWDQICEAAWNSAEPGVVFMERYNKWHNNYYFNRINCVNPCVTADTKVTTSDGIKTVGELYLSGEPVKAVVDGESYRATSFFKTGTKSVYRLKTKEGYELRLTKDHKVFTTTGKVEAGKLQQGDKIKLSSYGAFGTQGSLEQGRVLGWLVGDGSLKKNGNATLYFYGSEKQELAPQFAIYVHKMVDGEQVVARSYPIAPQYIDSEDKAVVESTRLWRLAGRYGLTPENKYKVPVAVLSGSKAMQKGFIQALFSADGHVAGTSKKGISVRLTSISYELLQDTQLLLLNFGIASKIYANRRKAGERALPDDHGGYKQLFHSLPNQCQAYHDLVISKDNLTRFAKEINFLHKYKQDKLETLLESYGKRGPYTETFIATFTELVSDGQEDVFDITVDKIHRFSANGMIISNCGEEGLPPWGVCNLGSLNLATFVNDSGNFDYDLLADHVKVAVRFQDNVIDGDVYIFEGIRKTQLEGERRIGIGTMGLADALIKMKIRYGSEKGLEVIDKIYKLIRDAAYDQSAELAKEKGAFPKFQRNKYLNAYFIKQLPERIRKKISKHGVRNSVILMQAPTGSTSLMAGVSSGIEPVFEFSFTRRDRLGEHKIFHPLYDAWRKDHPDDERPDYFVSAADLTPQNHVRVQAAIQKYVDASISKTVNAPADFTVEDVKELYTMAYDLGCKGVTFMREGSRPGVLERETDHVKSPSGENVAGQQTNGELPKDMPTITRRPLVLQGATYKMQTPVGKSFITVNTDPGGEPSEVFINIGKGGTDISAMAEAMGRLISLVFRINAPVSGEERVRSVLYQLGGIGGRSSTGFGKEKVLSLPDALAKVLGAHFNVTATNGTYKIMNHTNSTTNGHAKLNGNSFNTDKEVKEEKIVTLPAQLMMQPTTHLDICPDCGDASLAHEEGCKKCYSCGYSEC
- a CDS encoding transcriptional regulator NrdR; amino-acid sequence: MICPFCSFDQSKVMETRDSQELAITRRRRECLECEKRYTTYERIETEPLIVKKKDGKREQFDRNKVKNGVLKASERTKVSHDQIDEIINKVEQQLRNGDAVEIESGEIGNLIADHLKVIDKVAYIRFASVFKRFVEVEEFQKELKKIL